A stretch of the Arcobacter sp. LA11 genome encodes the following:
- a CDS encoding efflux RND transporter permease subunit, producing the protein MDLIKFSIKNPVTIIVSVLIVVLFGFLSLTKLPYQLTPSVTKPEIKITTTWAGATPYEIEREIIEEQEDALKSLNNLIEYESSSKDNYGEVTLTFKLGTDIRAALQDVSNKLNEVSSYPDDVDEPIIETATASPVIWMMLQTEDSNTRHIDEYKTFFDDEIVPTIKRVDGVAGAMTAGGRDQEMQIVFDTNKLASYGLTISQVINILQSENVDVAAGIQNIERRAYRIRTVHKFASTKDIENTILISNREQRVTVGDIAKVDFGYETANSVAMFLGKDGMFLGVQPNSTANLVKLTNDVEKVVNELNDTILKDKKLKMQWIYDQRPYIVGSVDLVQQNIMIGGLLAVVILILFLRSVSPTAVVSVAIPISIIGTFIILETMGRSLNTISLAGISFAVGMLVDSAIVVLENIDRHRKEGMSVSEAAYVGASEVWGALIASALTTIAVFLPIVFLQDEAGQLFKDIAIAVTAAVTFSLFVSISVIPMLWKTFAGISKKEPKDAGSLAKFGEKIVNLIMSIVNLSLKNVLTKIVTITLLASISVGIIVQLEPKRDYLPQGNKNLIFNILITPPGLSYQERYDMGAYLMKEVEPYVNKDVGDIPGLNRVFFVSFGDFNLFGGTSMHEDRAKETIPMFRPIVNSLPSVIGIPLQSGVFEDGIGEGNTVNVDISSEKMEDIANTSMQLFGAIMQTTGIQPRPVPSFELLYPEVKITPNQDALKALGMSSQDLGLSIDILMSGRKIGNFEQDGKKKIDLVLKADDNLIKTPEDIMSSQIALPNKSLVPISSLASYSNSAGISEIRHLDGKRTITLQVTPPDDKTIEEVMKTVSGMLDDMKSKGVIANNIEIGISGTADKLDETIDLLTGSFLLALLVIYLLMSSLFGNFLYPLVIMFTVPLATAGGFIGLWLTKNFVPGAEGQTLDILTMLGFIILVGIVVNNAILIVHQSLNYIRNEGMEHKKAVVEATRTRIRPIYMSSMTSIFGMLPLVLIPGPGSEFYRGLGSVITGGLAFSTIFTIFVTPALLMFFIKLEQRMNGGKIKEPVDVSKA; encoded by the coding sequence ATGGATTTAATTAAATTTTCGATTAAAAACCCAGTTACAATAATAGTATCAGTTTTAATCGTTGTATTGTTTGGGTTTTTATCTCTTACAAAACTACCATATCAATTAACTCCTTCTGTAACAAAGCCTGAAATCAAGATTACAACTACTTGGGCAGGAGCAACTCCCTATGAGATTGAGCGAGAGATTATAGAAGAGCAAGAAGATGCATTAAAAAGTTTAAATAATTTAATAGAATATGAATCATCTTCAAAGGATAATTACGGTGAAGTTACTTTAACTTTCAAACTAGGTACTGATATTAGGGCAGCTTTACAAGATGTATCAAATAAACTAAATGAAGTTAGTTCTTATCCTGATGATGTAGATGAGCCTATTATTGAAACAGCAACGGCAAGTCCTGTTATTTGGATGATGCTTCAAACGGAAGATTCAAATACTAGACATATTGATGAGTATAAGACTTTCTTTGATGATGAAATTGTACCTACAATTAAAAGAGTTGATGGTGTAGCTGGAGCAATGACAGCAGGTGGTCGAGACCAAGAGATGCAAATTGTATTTGATACAAATAAATTAGCTTCTTATGGGCTTACTATTTCACAAGTGATTAATATCTTACAAAGTGAAAATGTAGATGTTGCTGCAGGTATTCAAAATATAGAAAGACGTGCATATAGAATTAGAACTGTTCATAAATTTGCTTCAACTAAAGATATTGAAAATACTATTTTAATTTCTAATAGAGAACAAAGAGTAACTGTCGGTGATATTGCAAAAGTAGACTTTGGTTATGAAACAGCAAATTCAGTTGCTATGTTCTTAGGAAAAGATGGAATGTTCTTAGGAGTTCAACCAAACTCTACTGCTAACCTTGTTAAATTAACAAATGATGTAGAAAAAGTTGTAAATGAGTTAAATGATACTATTTTAAAAGATAAAAAACTTAAAATGCAATGGATATATGATCAAAGACCATATATTGTTGGTTCAGTTGATTTAGTTCAACAAAATATCATGATAGGTGGTCTTTTAGCAGTTGTTATTTTAATTTTATTTCTAAGAAGTGTTTCTCCTACAGCTGTTGTATCTGTAGCTATTCCTATTTCTATTATTGGTACATTTATAATTTTAGAGACTATGGGAAGAAGTTTAAATACTATCTCTTTAGCTGGTATTTCTTTTGCCGTTGGTATGTTAGTTGACTCCGCCATTGTTGTATTAGAAAATATTGATAGACATAGAAAAGAAGGTATGAGTGTTAGTGAAGCTGCGTATGTTGGAGCGAGTGAAGTTTGGGGAGCATTAATTGCTTCGGCACTTACAACTATTGCAGTATTCTTACCAATTGTATTTTTACAAGATGAAGCAGGACAACTGTTTAAAGATATAGCTATTGCAGTAACAGCAGCAGTTACTTTTTCTTTATTTGTTTCTATTTCAGTTATTCCAATGCTTTGGAAAACATTTGCTGGTATTTCAAAGAAAGAGCCAAAGGATGCTGGATCATTAGCAAAATTTGGTGAGAAGATTGTAAATCTAATTATGTCTATTGTAAATCTATCTTTAAAAAATGTATTAACAAAAATAGTGACAATAACACTGCTTGCATCAATTTCAGTAGGTATTATCGTTCAATTAGAGCCAAAAAGAGATTATTTACCACAAGGAAATAAGAACTTAATTTTTAATATTCTTATTACTCCTCCAGGTCTTTCATATCAAGAAAGATATGATATGGGTGCATACTTGATGAAAGAAGTTGAACCATATGTAAATAAAGATGTTGGAGATATTCCAGGATTAAATAGAGTATTTTTTGTTTCTTTTGGAGATTTTAATCTTTTTGGTGGAACTTCTATGCATGAAGATAGAGCAAAAGAGACTATCCCAATGTTTAGACCTATTGTAAACTCTTTACCGTCTGTTATTGGTATTCCTTTACAATCAGGTGTATTTGAAGATGGTATTGGAGAAGGAAATACGGTAAATGTTGATATAAGTTCTGAAAAAATGGAAGACATTGCAAATACAAGTATGCAACTCTTTGGTGCAATTATGCAAACTACAGGAATTCAACCGCGACCGGTCCCATCTTTTGAGTTACTTTATCCAGAAGTTAAAATTACACCAAATCAGGATGCACTAAAAGCACTTGGTATGAGTTCACAAGATTTAGGTCTATCTATTGATATTTTAATGAGTGGTAGAAAAATTGGCAATTTTGAACAAGATGGAAAAAAGAAAATTGATTTAGTTTTAAAAGCAGATGATAATTTAATAAAAACTCCTGAAGATATTATGTCTTCACAGATTGCATTACCTAATAAATCTTTAGTCCCTATTTCATCTCTTGCCTCATATAGTAATTCAGCAGGTATTAGTGAAATCAGACATTTAGATGGTAAAAGAACTATTACTCTTCAAGTAACACCTCCTGATGATAAAACAATTGAAGAAGTAATGAAAACAGTTAGTGGAATGTTAGATGATATGAAATCAAAAGGAGTTATAGCTAATAATATTGAAATTGGAATATCTGGTACAGCTGATAAGTTAGATGAAACGATTGATTTATTGACAGGAAGTTTTTTATTAGCATTATTAGTTATATATTTACTTATGTCATCATTATTTGGTAACTTCCTTTATCCTTTAGTTATTATGTTTACTGTTCCTCTTGCTACAGCAGGTGGTTTTATTGGTTTATGGTTAACGAAAAATTTTGTCCCTGGCGCAGAAGGGCAAACCTTAGATATTTTGACTATGCTAGGATTTATTATTTTGGTGGGTATTGTTGTAAATAATGCGATTCTAATAGTACACCAAAGTTTGAACTATATAAGAAATGAAGGTATGGAACATAAAAAAGCTGTAGTAGAAGCAACTAGAACAAGAATCAGACCAATATATATGTCTTCTATGACTTCAATATTTGGTATGTTGCCTCTTGTTTTAATTCCAGGTCCAGGTTCTGAATTTTATAGAGGTTTAGGTTCTGTAATTACAGGTGGGCTTGCATTTTCAACAATATTTACAATTTTTGTTACTCCTGCATTGTTAATGTTCTTTATTAAATTAGAGCAAAGAATGAATGGTGGAAAAATAAAAGAACCAGTAGATGTTAGTAAAGCATAA
- a CDS encoding nuclear transport factor 2 family protein: MKYYNESIINDFKQYTLAWIESFNKGDVEACINAYVDDAVMIVKNVGEFKGKKEISDFLNETTKAAKHIEYSNTNIKVIDEKTVHLDSDWKMNIAEGIITLEEWVKQEEASWKIVQDEFEILKQY, from the coding sequence ATAAAATACTATAATGAATCAATAATTAATGATTTTAAACAATACACATTAGCTTGGATTGAAAGTTTTAATAAAGGTGATGTAGAAGCTTGCATCAATGCATATGTAGATGATGCAGTAATGATTGTAAAGAATGTAGGTGAATTTAAAGGTAAAAAAGAAATCTCAGATTTTTTGAATGAGACTACAAAAGCTGCTAAACATATTGAATATTCAAATACAAATATTAAAGTAATTGATGAAAAAACTGTACATTTAGATTCTGATTGGAAAATGAATATCGCAGAAGGTATAATTACACTTGAAGAATGGGTTAAACAAGAAGAAGCTTCTTGGAAAATAGTTCAAGATGAGTTTGAAATTTTAAAACAATATTAG
- a CDS encoding Na+/H+ antiporter family protein — protein sequence MNSVIIAVTVMVILSLVRVNIVIALIIGAITGGLTAGLGLNETIKAFNAGLGGGATIALSYAMLGTFAVAISKSGITDLLSNMIIKKINGDTSDMQFIYIKYLMLGLILFAAISSQNLVPVHIAFIPILIPPLLHSMAQLKLDRRVVACVITFGLVATYMLLPIGFGGIFLNEILLKNLVDNGVNAVSGQLPMAMLFPVSGMFLGLVIAIFISYKKKRIYDVSKILEIESQKKEINKFYIFIAIVSAVTALGLQLYTNSIIVGSLAGFIIFIVAGVIKADETQDFFTKGLKMMGMIGFIMIAANGFASVINATGGVETLVSSIVDIIGNNKSLAVLLMLIVGLFITMGIGSSFSTIPIIATIYAPLCMQLEFSVMATITIIGTAAALGDAGSPASDSTLGPTSGLNVDGQHDHIWDTVVPTFIHYNIPLVIFGWCAAVYIF from the coding sequence ATGAATTCTGTTATTATTGCAGTTACTGTAATGGTTATACTCTCATTAGTAAGAGTAAATATAGTTATAGCTCTAATTATTGGAGCTATAACAGGTGGTCTTACAGCAGGACTTGGACTTAATGAAACTATAAAAGCTTTTAATGCAGGCTTAGGTGGTGGTGCGACAATTGCCTTAAGTTACGCAATGTTAGGAACTTTTGCAGTTGCTATTTCTAAATCTGGAATTACAGATTTACTTTCTAATATGATTATCAAAAAAATAAATGGTGATACTTCTGATATGCAATTTATTTATATAAAATATCTAATGTTAGGACTTATTTTATTTGCTGCAATTTCATCGCAAAACTTAGTACCTGTTCATATTGCTTTTATACCGATTTTGATTCCACCATTACTTCATTCTATGGCACAATTAAAACTTGATAGAAGAGTTGTTGCTTGTGTTATTACATTTGGATTAGTTGCAACTTATATGTTATTGCCAATTGGTTTTGGTGGTATATTTTTAAATGAAATTTTGTTGAAAAACTTAGTTGATAATGGAGTAAATGCAGTATCCGGACAATTACCAATGGCTATGTTATTTCCAGTTTCAGGTATGTTCCTAGGTCTTGTAATTGCAATTTTTATCTCATATAAGAAAAAAAGAATATATGATGTAAGTAAGATTTTAGAAATAGAATCTCAGAAAAAAGAGATAAATAAATTCTATATTTTTATTGCTATAGTATCTGCGGTTACTGCTTTAGGTTTACAGTTATATACAAATTCAATAATTGTTGGTTCATTAGCTGGATTTATTATTTTTATAGTTGCTGGTGTAATAAAAGCAGATGAAACTCAAGATTTTTTTACTAAAGGTTTAAAAATGATGGGAATGATTGGATTTATTATGATTGCTGCAAATGGTTTTGCAAGTGTAATAAATGCAACTGGTGGAGTTGAAACATTAGTATCTTCAATTGTTGATATTATTGGTAATAATAAGTCTTTAGCTGTACTTCTAATGCTAATTGTTGGTTTATTTATAACAATGGGAATTGGTTCATCTTTTTCAACTATACCAATTATCGCAACGATTTATGCTCCATTGTGTATGCAATTAGAATTTTCTGTAATGGCAACAATTACTATTATAGGAACAGCAGCTGCTCTTGGTGATGCAGGAAGTCCAGCTTCTGATAGTACATTAGGACCTACTTCAGGATTAAATGTTGATGGTCAACATGATCATATTTGGGATACAGTAGTTCCTACATTTATTCACTATAATATCCCTTTAGTAATATTTGGATGGTGTGCAGCTGTTTATATTTTTTAG
- a CDS encoding VOC family protein: MQYLEKHSIYISNTKNSLDFYINKLGMKLVNQFLEDEKEFYQLKFNLDTNEAILELIRDKNNTQIVYPKDDNRLTGYWKMAISIKDVDIARQKLIEKGIEVTEAFQVPNVANLCHFFDPDGYGLEFIQHEFEQNHKKQKEDSNYVLGNRAIFSLITYRIKDIEKSLNFYEKDLNMKLLSKMNLEKRGFDLYFLGFTKEKLPNEDVEDIENRQWLWKRDFTMIELQYVFDLDENFKYETGISTGFKSLTVFSNEEKTLIDPDGYKIEVKSI; the protein is encoded by the coding sequence ATGCAATATCTAGAAAAACACTCTATATATATTTCAAATACAAAAAATAGTTTAGATTTTTATATAAATAAACTTGGGATGAAACTTGTTAATCAGTTTCTAGAAGATGAAAAGGAATTTTATCAACTGAAATTTAATCTTGATACCAATGAGGCAATTTTAGAGTTAATTCGCGATAAAAATAATACGCAAATAGTTTATCCAAAAGATGACAATAGGCTTACTGGATATTGGAAGATGGCAATTAGTATAAAAGACGTAGATATTGCAAGGCAAAAACTAATTGAGAAAGGTATTGAAGTAACTGAAGCTTTTCAAGTACCTAATGTGGCAAACCTTTGTCATTTTTTTGACCCAGATGGTTATGGGTTGGAGTTTATACAACATGAATTTGAGCAAAACCATAAAAAACAAAAAGAAGATTCGAATTATGTTTTAGGAAATAGAGCTATTTTTTCCCTTATTACATATAGAATAAAAGATATTGAAAAGAGTTTGAATTTTTATGAAAAAGATTTAAATATGAAACTTCTATCTAAAATGAATCTTGAGAAAAGAGGTTTTGATTTATATTTTTTAGGATTTACAAAAGAAAAACTTCCAAATGAAGATGTAGAAGATATTGAAAATAGACAATGGCTTTGGAAAAGAGATTTTACTATGATTGAATTACAATATGTTTTTGATTTAGATGAAAATTTTAAATATGAAACAGGTATTTCAACTGGTTTTAAAAGTCTTACTGTTTTTTCAAATGAAGAAAAAACTTTAATTGATCCAGATGGTTACAAAATTGAAGTTAAGAGTATTTAA
- a CDS encoding TolC family protein, translating to MNKNILKVIPVFFIGLNLYALDINEAVEISLLNNNNLKKQQYIYDEAKENINISKSSYQPKLDLSYTYNANAEDINSSGKDNSNASAVLSYNLFNGLTDKYNLKSSEQLADTSMYNYQAAKYDLIYSVKQYYITYLKSLKNIETQNNAFKLLEQQYKDSENRFAQGLLARNDLLQVNAQMLQSKQDLARAKADSKIARYQLKNVLGGSLDSNEKINDLQKEKIMLENYNLEELDSRSEIKAVKMTIESLVSQKSANKGNYMPSADLSLTYTKYGDDAFLDVDDSNVDDQQTATINLKWNLFNGGKDSSQDIIYQKRLLQTKEALEDLKLSIKLQYEEAIEEFEVSQLNFETAKVSLEQSNENYKIVNNRFKEGLSSSTDLINANFLLSSAKQSFDNAYYDRFLAKASLDRIFEK from the coding sequence ATGAATAAAAATATTTTAAAAGTTATACCAGTATTTTTTATTGGACTAAATTTATATGCTTTGGATATAAATGAAGCAGTTGAAATTTCTTTATTAAACAATAATAATTTAAAGAAACAACAATATATTTATGATGAAGCAAAAGAGAATATAAATATTTCAAAAAGCTCATATCAACCAAAACTTGATTTAAGTTATACATATAATGCAAATGCAGAAGATATAAATAGTTCAGGAAAAGATAACTCCAATGCAAGTGCAGTATTATCATATAATTTATTTAATGGTTTAACTGATAAGTACAATTTAAAAAGTTCAGAACAACTTGCAGATACGTCTATGTACAATTATCAAGCAGCTAAATATGATTTAATTTATTCTGTTAAACAATATTATATTACATACTTAAAAAGTTTAAAAAATATTGAAACACAAAACAATGCTTTTAAACTTTTGGAACAACAATATAAAGATTCTGAAAATAGATTTGCACAAGGTTTATTAGCTAGAAATGATTTACTTCAAGTAAATGCTCAAATGCTTCAATCTAAACAAGATTTAGCAAGAGCAAAAGCTGATTCAAAAATTGCTAGATATCAGTTGAAAAACGTACTTGGGGGTTCTTTAGATTCAAATGAAAAAATAAATGACCTTCAAAAAGAAAAAATCATGTTAGAAAACTATAATTTAGAAGAGTTAGATAGTAGAAGTGAAATAAAAGCTGTGAAGATGACTATTGAATCTTTAGTTAGTCAAAAATCTGCAAATAAAGGTAATTATATGCCAAGTGCAGATTTAAGCTTGACATATACAAAATATGGGGATGATGCTTTTTTAGATGTGGATGATTCAAATGTTGATGATCAACAAACTGCAACAATAAATTTAAAATGGAATTTATTTAATGGAGGAAAAGATTCTTCACAAGATATTATCTATCAAAAAAGATTGTTACAGACTAAAGAGGCTTTAGAGGATTTAAAGCTTTCTATTAAACTTCAGTATGAAGAAGCAATAGAGGAATTTGAAGTTTCACAATTAAATTTTGAAACTGCTAAAGTATCTTTAGAACAATCAAATGAAAACTATAAAATAGTAAATAATAGATTTAAAGAAGGATTATCAAGTAGTACAGATTTGATTAATGCAAACTTTTTATTATCTAGTGCAAAACAGAGTTTTGATAATGCTTATTATGATAGGTTTTTAGCAAAGGCGTCGTTAGATAGAATTTTTGAGAAATAG
- a CDS encoding efflux RND transporter periplasmic adaptor subunit: MLRKLIAVSLFAISAFAMGGPSLVETTKLVKGEVNPLQEFIGTLNFDKKSMLAAQNSGVVKSINFEIGDKVKKGKTIVQIDADVLNAQIKAVRANLKVARDEQKNSSKDYLRYKKLLESKSITQKEYDDALLKLNSSSGNVKALEANLKELQIQSYKKSIKAPFTGVIVEKNINLGEWVSAGTPVAKIVDTTKAEFIFNIPLNVVNGLKIGDIYDVNVGDKSISSTLSAIIPNGDKLTRTFPVKLVADIKDVFVFDGQQAKVSLSKNGKKEALLLPRDSVIKRFGQNVVFSIDDKMLAQMIPVQIVGFDGTKTAVSGQGLVPGMDIVLKGNERVFPNSPVKIINK, from the coding sequence ATGTTAAGAAAATTAATAGCAGTTTCTTTATTTGCTATTTCAGCTTTTGCGATGGGTGGACCATCTTTAGTTGAAACTACAAAACTAGTAAAAGGTGAAGTAAACCCTTTACAAGAGTTTATTGGAACACTTAATTTTGATAAAAAATCTATGCTTGCAGCACAAAATTCTGGAGTAGTAAAGTCAATCAATTTCGAAATTGGTGATAAAGTTAAAAAAGGTAAAACAATAGTACAAATTGATGCAGATGTTTTAAATGCACAAATTAAAGCAGTACGTGCAAATCTAAAAGTAGCAAGAGATGAACAAAAGAATTCTTCAAAAGACTATTTAAGATATAAAAAACTTTTAGAATCAAAATCAATTACACAAAAAGAGTACGATGATGCATTGCTAAAATTAAACTCTTCTTCTGGAAATGTAAAAGCTTTAGAAGCAAATTTAAAAGAACTACAAATCCAAAGTTACAAAAAAAGTATCAAGGCACCTTTTACTGGTGTAATAGTTGAAAAAAATATCAACTTAGGTGAATGGGTAAGTGCAGGAACTCCTGTTGCAAAAATCGTTGATACAACTAAAGCAGAATTTATTTTTAATATACCTCTAAATGTAGTAAATGGTTTAAAAATTGGAGATATATATGATGTTAATGTTGGGGATAAAAGTATTTCTTCTACTTTAAGTGCGATTATTCCAAATGGAGATAAGTTAACTAGAACATTTCCTGTAAAACTTGTTGCAGATATAAAAGATGTTTTTGTATTTGATGGACAACAAGCAAAGGTGAGTTTATCAAAAAATGGTAAAAAAGAAGCATTACTTTTACCTAGAGATTCAGTTATAAAAAGATTTGGACAAAATGTAGTATTTTCAATAGATGATAAGATGTTAGCGCAAATGATTCCTGTTCAAATTGTTGGGTTTGATGGAACTAAAACTGCTGTATCTGGTCAAGGATTAGTACCTGGTATGGATATTGTTTTAAAAGGAAATGAAAGAGTTTTCCCTAATTCACCAGTAAAAATTATAAATAAGTAA
- a CDS encoding DUF2798 domain-containing protein, producing the protein MINPKFRRLTFAFFMSLFMSFIMSMVITFINLGLVDGFILKWMEAFIKAFIFAFPIVFIVAPIVHNITDKLIIKE; encoded by the coding sequence ATGATAAACCCAAAATTCAGAAGATTGACATTTGCTTTTTTTATGTCTTTATTTATGAGTTTTATAATGAGTATGGTAATTACGTTTATTAACCTTGGGTTAGTAGATGGATTTATTTTAAAATGGATGGAAGCGTTTATAAAAGCTTTTATTTTTGCCTTCCCAATAGTATTTATAGTTGCACCAATAGTGCATAATATAACAGATAAATTAATAATCAAGGAATAA
- a CDS encoding secondary thiamine-phosphate synthase enzyme YjbQ — translation MEILQKEFSLKQKSRGFHLITDEILNNISEILSIKIGTVNLFIKHSSASLTINENCDSSVRTDMENYINDVISNKSYFEHIYEGNDDMPAHIKSSFFGVSLSIPITNGKLNLGTWQGIYLGEHRNFGGRRKVVATIIGI, via the coding sequence ATGGAAATATTACAAAAAGAATTTAGCTTAAAACAAAAAAGTAGAGGTTTTCATTTAATCACAGATGAGATACTAAATAACATATCAGAAATTTTAAGTATAAAGATTGGTACTGTTAATCTTTTTATTAAACATTCAAGTGCAAGCTTAACTATAAATGAAAATTGTGATAGTAGTGTACGAACAGATATGGAAAACTACATAAATGATGTGATTTCAAATAAAAGTTATTTTGAACATATTTATGAAGGAAATGATGATATGCCTGCACATATAAAATCATCATTTTTTGGAGTTTCTTTAAGTATTCCTATTACAAATGGAAAACTTAATCTTGGCACTTGGCAAGGTATTTATTTAGGAGAACATAGAAATTTTGGTGGGAGAAGAAAAGTAGTTGCAACTATAATAGGTATATAA